One Symphalangus syndactylus isolate Jambi chromosome 10, NHGRI_mSymSyn1-v2.1_pri, whole genome shotgun sequence genomic region harbors:
- the PHYHIP gene encoding phytanoyl-CoA hydroxylase-interacting protein: protein MELLSTPHSIEINNITCDSFRISWAMEDSDLERVTHYFIDLNKKENKNSNKFKHRDVPTKLVAKAVPLPMTVRGHWFLSPRTEYSVAVQTAVKQSDGEYLVSGWSETVEFCTGDYAKEHLAQLQEKAEQIAGRMLRFSVFYRNHHKEYFQHARTHCGNMLQPYLKDNSGSHGSPTSGMLHGVFFSCNTEFNTGQPPQDSPYGRWRFQIPAQRLFNPSTNLYFADFYCMYTAYHYAILVLAPKGSLGDRFCRDRLPLLDIACNKFLTCSVEDGELVFRHAQDLILEIIYTEPVDLSLGTLGEISGHQLMSLSTADAKKDPSCKTCNISVGR from the exons ATGGAGCTGCTGTCCACGCCCCACAGCATTGAGATCAACAACATCACCTGCGACTCCTTCCGCATCTCCTGGGCCATGGAGGACAGTGACCTGGAGAGGGTCACTCATTACTTCATTGACCTTAACAAGAAGGAGAATAAGAATTCCAATAAGTTCAAGCACCGG GACGTCCCCACCAAGCTCGTGGCCAAGGCAGTGCCGCTGCCCATGACGGTGAGAGGCCACTGGTTCCTGAGCCCCCGCACGGAGTACAGCGTGGCCGTGCAGACGGCAGTGAAGCAGAGCGACGGGGAGTACCTGGTGTCCGGCTGGAGTGAGACGGTGGAGTTCTGCACTGGGG ATTATGCCAAGGAGCACCTGGCTCAGCTGCAGGAGAAAGCGGAGCAGATCGCAGGCCGCATGCTCCGCTTCTCCGTCTTCTACCGCAACCATCACAAGGAGTACTTCCAGCATGCCAG GACCCACTGCGGGAATATGCTGCAGCCTTACCTGAAGGATAACAGCGGCAGCCACGGCTCCCCCACCAGCGGTATGCTCCACGGGGTCTTCTTCAGCTGCAACACGGAGTTCAACACGGGCCAGCCCCCGCAGGACTCCCCCTACGGCCGCTGGCGCTTCCAGATCCCAGCTCAGCGCCTCTTCAATCCCAGCACCAACCTCTACTTTGCGGACTTCTACTGCATGTACACGGCCTACCACTACGCTATCCTGGTGCTGGCGCCCAAAGGCTCCCTGGGGGACCGCTTCTGCCGCGACCGCCTGCCCCTCCTGGACATTGCTTGCAACAAGTTCCTGACCTGCAGCGTGGAGGACGGGGAGCTGGTCTTCCGCCATGCCCAGGACCTCATCCTGGAGATCATCTACACCGAGCCCGTCGACCTGTCCCTGGGCACCCTCGGGGAGATCAGTGGGCACCAGCTCATGAGCCTGTCTACTGCCGACGCCAAGAAGGACCCCAGCTGCAAGACCTGCAACATCAGCGTGGGCCGCTAG